acatctttTTGATAACTCAGCAACCTGAGAGTAAACATCAGCTGATACCTATCCATTGATAGAGTTGAAATGGATCTTAGAAGTCATTTAAGCTAATCTTCTTGTTTTATGGAAGAAGGAGGTGAGGTTTGGAGGAGTCAAGTCACTATTCATGCTGAATCTATATGAGAACTCAGAGCTACTTCCTAATACCTTCCACACTGTATGTTTGATGTCTAATCACTTGTTTAACTCCCCACCAGACAGTTTGCTCCCCAGGTGAAGGCCTGCACTTCCTATGAAACCAGTGCCTCACAGTGTTTTGCAGGAAGCTGATATCTAGGTGAGAGTGGCTGATTAAAGTTTTCATTTAGCAGTGCTTTTAGTGCaatgggaaaaacaataaaagctaCATAGACATGGTATTACAGTTACCTGTGGCTGTGTAGGAAACTACTCTAAAACTCAGTGGCCTAATGCAACAATTTATTATCACTCACAGTTCTGTGGGTGGCCAGTTCTTCTTTGGGTGCTCACCCAGTTGTAGTCAGATGGTGGCTAGGACTGAAGTTGCCTGAAGGCTGGACTGTGTTGGAGGTCCAAGATGGCTTCTTTCATTACATGTTTGATGCCTCAGCTGGAATGACTAAAATGCCTGGGTGCTGGCTGGgcatcctccccccacccacacacacaccaggtgGCCAACTTGGGCTTCCTTATAGCATGATAGACTTAAGGTCATTGGTGGAATGTTTTATATGGTACCTGACTTTCCCATGAGAGTGATTGTTCTAGAAGAACAAAGTAAAAGTTGCAAGTGTTACATAATGAAACTACTGCTACATTGTGTTGTTCCAATGGGGCCAGCCCAGATTCTGTAGGAAAGTACTACATAAGGAGCTGAATAACAGGAGGTGTAGTTCACTGGGGGGACTGGCTCTCATGCTTGTTTGTTCcttgacaataaaatggacagaacACCTACTTAATGGATTTTTGGTCATATTTAAAAGGGAGATTAATATAGGTATGAGCTTTCATGAACCTTAGAGTCCATTATACAAATGTAAGCTATCATTATTATAAGTCCTTGGGCCTACTATGTAATTTCAGCAATTTTGACCTAAAGCATTTGCCTATTTTCAGTCCAATCTTTTGATCACATGTGATGGTGTTAAGTGATTTTGCATGAATCATTTGTTCCATGTTGcttatactgtatttttattatagccCAATGAAACCACATGAGAAAAAGATATACTTAGAACAAATTGTGGACTCTGGTCAGCAGGGAAAATTTTGTCCTCTAATGTAGGCAAACCTACAGAACATCTTAGAAAATCTGTCAAACACAAAAGAAagttgctggaaaaaaaaaaagaaagaaagttgctGAGACATTTAACACTGCATATTAGAAACTGTGTATAACATTCAGAAAAGAATGCATGGCAGAGTCCATTTCTACTTTCTTTAAtttggaagttctatttttagtaacaatttacattttccACACAATTAAGGACTCCACCTCAGCtgtgatttacaattttttccACTCTGTCTGTTTACCTGCTTCCCAGTAAGAAAACTAGGTTTTAAATCTTGACTTTAGTTGTGAATAATGCTAGACAAATTTGATTAGCTATTTTAGAGGCTCAGTTTGCTCATATGTTAAATGGGAATAAGATTTTATTTAGGGAATTCTTAAGTAAAAGGCCAAGAGCACAGTCTTTTATTTACTTGTCTTAAAGGCCAAGAGCACAGCCAGGTgcatagtaggcattcaacacATTCATTGTTCTTTTAAcgaatgtttttttttaatttattttattttattattttttatttatttattttttatgtggtacacaggcctctcactgttgtggcctctcccgttgcggagcacaggctccggacgtgcaggctcagcggccatggctcatgggtacagccgctccgcggcatgtgggatcttcccggaccggggcacgaacccgtgtcccctgcaccggcaggtggactctcaaccactgcaccaccagggaagccccattgttctTTTAATACCCTCTTTGTGGACCCCTCCAAAAGGTCTGCGATAAAGAACTGGCTTTTGGAATAGAACAGCCCTTAGGGTATCACTGCTCATTATGAACATCAAGGGCAACACATCCAAAATCAGTGAGATCTTGTTGTGCCTCTAAACATAAACATTCACATAAATCCAGGCCATTGACAAGCAAACACAGCTTTTGAGATGATTATCTGAATAATAAAAGTCTATTTGTTTTCctgaaatattcaaataatgaAGAAGATAAGTTTGAATGgcctctttgttcctttcttttctatacATGACAGATGCAGATTAAAggtaatttagaaagaaaatatagtcCACTAAATAGTTTGTAAATTTACCTGTTTTGATAAAGAAGGCTCCTAACTATTTGCCAAGGACATAAAATGACTGTTTTTCAATTAACTGTCATTTCTCTCATCTGTACCAAAATCATTCCTTTAAAATCCAGTTTCTCCCATCTCCCAATGTACAGTGTCCTGCTTagttccccccctcccccctgacCCAGGGGGTATGGCAAATTTGGAAAGGAAACTGGAAAGGGTTTTAAATTTCAAGGGATATTTTAGCCATGACCATCTATTTATTAAAGTCCAGTCTTACTCTCATTCACAATCACCAAATggtagaaacaactcaagtgtccataaacagattaCTGGATAAAtgaatgtggtctatccatacaatgaaaatTTATTCAGCCATGGAAACAAATGAATCCTGAtgaatgctacaacatggatgaaccttgaaagcttTATGCTgactgaaataaaccagacacagaagaacaaatattgtatgattccaattatatgaaataACTAGAATGGccaaattcagagagacagaaagtaaattagaggTGATCAGGGGctgaagagagagggggaaatgaagaattgttatttaataaacataaaatttccaATGGGGTAATGACGAAGTTTTGGAAATAGACAGTGGTGGCTGATGtacattttgaatttaattaaagctcctgaattgtatacttaagatggttaaaatttatgttttgttatatttcttaccatatatatatatatatatatatatatacagatatagatagatatagatatagatacatatagaaAAGGACACAAATCCAACCTTAGGTTCTATATTAACTTTTTACTTAATTGCAAGCAAGTCAGCTATGTTCCTAATTCATCTGCAGTTTATGCAGAAGGACCTTCATAAAATGTTAACTTCACGCGTCACCAACAATTGCATGACAATTCTAGTTTCCAATTACTGCATTATTTATCAGTTTATAGATGGAAAATAAACATGATACTTAATGTAAAGCAGACCTAATTACCCCCACTTTTCATGTACCTAACTTATGACTTAtcttcagacaaaataaactattTATAGTTCTAATTTAAGCTACTGTACACAGTTTTCAATTCCTCCCATCCTGAGAAGTACATTACTGCCTCTAAAATGTATTGTTCCCATCCTGAGAAGTACATTACTGCCTCTCTAAATTGTATTGTTCCCAATCTACCTGtgaaatgttcaacatcacaaaCTTGGGGTCTCAGCATCATCAGTCAGGTCTTTCCAGAGTGAAAATTAGCCCATGACTCTGTCAGCTCTGTTTGACAAAAATTTCCCATCATGAGTTGAGCCTAACTGACCAAACAGttggaaataaatgataaaaaaaaaaaaagctccttagCAAGCAAAAGCAGATGATGTATGTAATCAGAGTGTCTGCCTTGTATAGGAACGGGTTGTTCACCTACATGTGGATTTAGGTCAAGCCAGAAGACCCATCAAGGTGCTTATATTTGCTTCCTATGGAAGCTATAACAAATTAGTGTAAACTTAATTAATTGTTTAAGACAATGTGTATTTATTATCTCAAAGTTCTGGAactcagaagtccaaaatcagtctcaGTGAGCTAGAATCAAACTGTGGTCAAGGACCCATTCCTTCTGAAGGTTTGAGGGGAAaatccatttaattttcttttctagcttGTAGAGACTGACCTCATTCCCTGACGAGCAGGCCCATATCACCTCACCTTTTATTCAGGtgatctctgcttccttcttACAAGGGTCCTTGTGATGACATTGGGTCCACCCAGATAATGGGTccacccagataacccaggataatctcctcatctcaagatttttaacttaatcacatccacAAAGTCACTTTGCTGTGGAAGGTGACATAGTCACAGACTCTGGAGGATTAGGGTGTGGACAACGTTGGGGGTCATTATTCAGCTTACCACAGGGCTCTAGAGGTCTGTCATAGAACTGATCATTACTGGAGatgatatacatttatttgtaggttaaatatatatattttactcatctctcttatttcagttttcttgtgcCAAATGTAATTTGTTCAGTTATTCCATGGATATTAACTGAGCATCtagtgggccaggcactgttcacaGGACAGGGAATGCCACAGTAGATAAAAAGTAAAGTTTCTTCCATCATGAAGCTTTCTTTTGGTGTTGGTTTACCGCCCTCCCCTGCTAGAATCTCAGCGCCATGAGAGTAGGGACTTTGCATCTTTTGTTTATTCCTGAACCCTCAGAGCCAGAACAGTGCCTGAGCCCTACTGTTAAcacttagtgaatgaatgaacaaatgatctTTCAAATCTGTCACATAGAAATTTACCCCAGGGAGAAAAGGGGGACAAATTTTGAAGATCTCTCACAGGTAGAGAATGAAGGGATGGAATGCATCTCATACTTCACCCTCATGATTTCCTGTGGTCTGTGTTTGTCCCTATGGTCAGCTGTGGAAAGTGGGAATCAGAGACATCCAATCACTTCCTCAATGACACACAGCTAGACTGGAACAGAGTCTATTTGACCCCCAGTTCCATGCTCTATATACTGTATCTGTTCAGAGCAGCACAAGCTTACTGATTAGTGACTAGAAGAAGAGTGAAGGATTGGCAAAGACCTCAGTTACACACACAGTTTCTCTACACTCTACCACCATACATTCTAGGTAAAGTAGATGTCTAAAGAGCTAAGGTTTAGATACATGAAAGTATAAGTCACCTCAGTgtttatgaaagaaagagaaaaagaagaagaagaaggaggaggaggaaggtagggaagagatggaggaggtggaagaagagaaggaagaacaaagagagTAACAAAGTAGGGCTTTTAATTGACTATTTGCTCACATCGGTATTTCACCCTGGCCTACAATTCTGCACTTGATGTTGTTTACCATCCTAAAGGGATTTCTCAATAGTTTCTTGTGCAGGATTCCTACACACTCCTCAGTAGAGAGCCAAGATTCTCCTCCCAGCTGGGCGCCTCCCTCCCATTCACTGCAGTCCCATGATGCTTGTCCAGAGCCCAGCTCCTCTGGCGGGTGGCCAGGAGCTCAAACAAGCGCTGTTCTCCGAGCATAAAAATAAAGTACCATTATACAAATGGGAGGCTGGATTCTGCAATTCAAATTTGGGCCAGAAAATCACCTCTTACCTAAGCTGTTGTTTATCTAGGCAACAGGGGACTGTGGAAATTGCTGTACAAAATTTCAGTTCATCCATTCACTGGTTCTGTGGTTTTAGATACAtatcttcatctctctgagcctcagatttccTTCTTTGCAAAAGGTCATAGAACTAGATGATCTTTATGTTCCTGATAAGTTCTAGAATGCTATAATTTCTCctaggtaagaaaaagaagaaagggttgTCTTctcaccctcccttccttccttcatttccctttctttctttttcctttttctgtcttttcttcttcttctttgtgcCAAGATTTTAAGTAACAGGCTGCTCTGGCTGAAATTAGTACCTTAAATTTTTGAAATTGTCCTGGGTAGAAGCCAGAAAAATAATCACTTAAAAGCCATAACCATTTTGTTATGCTCttagaggaggaaactggaggACAACTTTGTTGCCTCTGTCCTGAGAGCATCTGTTTACAAATCTTATTTCTTGAAAAGTCACCCCTCCATCCTAATAGGATTTAGAGACAGGATTTCAGCATGggtttagaaatgcaaatccattTTCTATTTCACATGTTATCTTGGTCAGTCACTGGTGAGGTGTGAGTGGCTAAGTTAGGCTGTCTTGGTCTAGAGTTGGAGCCTGGCAAGGGACTAGTGAGAGGAAATGGATTTAGAATGTTCTGCAAACCATACCTTATCATTGGAGAGATGGAGGTGGTGTTTGAAAGTTTGTTTTCTGAGACTTGCGTGCAGGAGAGGAGACATGGAAGAGGGTAGATGAAGGAGTTGATTTTATGGGAGATTATTTGGAATTCTGGGTGGAGCAAGGTTTTCTTAGGATCCAGTGAAAACGTGACTCTGAATGGGGGGGGAGGCCAGTGTCCACATCCCAGCCCTTTCCTCCCCAGCCATACAGACAGTGGGTGTCAAGCCCTTGAGATTCAGGGGTGTCGTTATTGTAGAAACCTTACATTATATGATACAACCTAAGCTTAACCAGACAAACAACCCACCAGGCTGTGGTAACTAGTTGATAACTGTGAGTGTATGATATACTCCTTTTGGGGATCCAATAAAGAATTGGAAGATGCTGATGAGAGGAAATGAGACCCTGTAATCAAGTCAGTAGTGTTCATGACACCATGGTTTTAGATTGCATGTAAATGAGATCTTGCTTGGATTCAGCATTAATGTCTTTGGTATATTCTGTCCCCTTGAACCTTGACAATGATTCCTTAGAGGAGAGGACACTGAAACTGGGGTTTGAGCCAGGACTGTCTCACCCTGCAGCCAACTGTCCCCATCATACAGCACTAAGTCTGTCTTCCCTTTTGCTCTGCTCTCATCCCTGTCCTGCACATGcatcattttaaagtgtgcatAATCATATCACATTATGTATTTTACTATCACTACACTAGAGACAATGGATCTTTCCTGTTGAAGACCTTGACATATTCATAgtgtaaaaaaaaagacaacagcagCTAATGTTTGAAATACTTCATGCTTGGTTCCTCTTCCTATGAAACATGCTTGGGGTTTGAAAACCCTTAAGCTCTTGTTCCAACACCATGGGGGCAGATAGAATTGGGAAGCTTTCAAATGTAAAGGAATTTGTTGTTTCCTTGGCAATGTCATAATTCAAATGACTTCAGGTTTTCAAATGTCACAATTGTGATATACTATAGACAGTCATTAATAAACACGAATGTGTTTTTGAGGTTTAGATAAAAGTCAGTAAATAAAGGGATGGGAACCTCTATGCAGAAAGCAAGTGGATGGTGTTGGGAGCTCCATTTCTGTAGCTGGCTGGCATTTGCATGGAGTTCAAGTTATCTATGTTGACTGTGATCTTTGGAGGGGTATTAATTATTTCCCACTCACAAACCTTGATGGCTGCCCATTGATGGCAGGTAagcttgctttttgctttttaaatgtggcATTTAAAGCCTTTTGCAAGATTGGTCCACCTTTACcttcttgtcttctttctctacCTGTCTACTTTCTTGGCCACATTTTAAGACACAAGAGTACCAGACACCCTAGCCTAGATTCCCAAACACGCCACAATTTTTCATGCCTCTATGCCTTGTTCAAAAcatgttcctccctttgctaccCAGCAGTGGCCTCCATGGCTTTCAGAGCCCTGCTAATATGTCACCTCTTGGATTTAACTTTCCCTGGTCCTCACTGGTGGAAGGACTTAGCACCTCCATGGCATCCTCAAAGCACTTTCTAAGAATATCGTCTGTGGGGCAGGCCTGACCATTCAGTGTCATGGTCAGTTCTGGGCCCAAGTCCCTGACCAGGTACAAAGTCCATCAATATTCCTGTGTCACCTTGTCTCCATTGCACCTCACACAGCAATGACCTCATAGCAGAAGTGCTAAAAAAAGGTTTGGTGAAAGAATATCTGAATAGTTAATAGATAGTTCATAGATACTGATGTTCTTCTACCTgccttcatttaatattttctttctccactttGAGAGAAGGACCTGCTTTTGAAACCATGGGCATCCCAAGCCCACAATGGGCTACACTTCAAAACTTGATACCCTGAACCTCTGGGTCAGTAACCATTTGTGTAAGTGAACAAGCATTAGCCAAAACCACAAACAGCACCAGAGAGGGAGGAATTAGAATATTAGCAAACCATGCATTGATAACCACCAGCCAGCTGGACATTCTCCTTCTGGGGCTCCTATGCTATTTGTTCTCTTCATTTTGAAAAGTGAGAAACTGAGGggctgtgtagccaaatttaagAAATGTATATGTAGAGTAAGGAGACTTTCTATCAAGGTCCACCTATAATTCCAGGAGCAGGAGGGAAAAATGTATACTCCCTAGAGGTAAAATACTTACTAAACAAAGATATAGATAATTGCTCCAACACTCCagggataatttttaaattaattgtaatAAAAGTAGAGCCTTCCCGAGCGACATGGCGACTCTCTGGAGGCTGAGTGTCCTCTGCGGTGCCGGAGGTGGGCGAGCTCTCTTCCTCCGAACCCCAGTGGTCAGACCGGCTCATGTCTCAGCATTTCTCCAGGACCGATCAACCCCAGGATGGTGTGGAATACAGCACATTCACCTGTCACCCAGCCACCATTCTGGTTCCAAGGCTGCGTCTCTCCACTGGACTGGTGAGAGGGTTGTCAGCGTTTTGCTCCTGGGCCTAATTCCAGCTGCTTATTTGAATCCTTGCTCTGCGGTGGACTACTCTCTGGCTGCAACCCTCACTCTTCATAGTCACTGGGGCATTGGACAAGTTGTTACTGACTATGTTCGAGGGGCTGCGTTGCAGAAAGCTGCCAAGGCAGGCTTTTTGGTGCTCTCGGCGTTCACCTTTGCTGGGCTTTGTTATTTCAACTATCATGATGTGGGCATCTGCAAAGTTGTGGCTATGCTGTGGAAGCTCTGACCCTTTAGACTTAACACCTTGAGAATTGATTGTACACCTGCTTGCC
This DNA window, taken from Delphinus delphis chromosome 5, mDelDel1.2, whole genome shotgun sequence, encodes the following:
- the LOC132425521 gene encoding succinate dehydrogenase [ubiquinone] cytochrome b small subunit, mitochondrial-like, coding for MATLWRLSVLCGAGGGRALFLRTPVVRPAHVSAFLQDRSTPGWCGIQHIHLSPSHHSGSKAASLHWTGERVVSVLLLGLIPAAYLNPCSAVDYSLAATLTLHSHWGIGQVVTDYVRGAALQKAAKAGFLVLSAFTFAGLCYFNYHDVGICKVVAMLWKL